Proteins encoded by one window of Anopheles maculipalpis chromosome 2RL, idAnoMacuDA_375_x, whole genome shotgun sequence:
- the LOC126558671 gene encoding uncharacterized protein LOC126558671 has product MKRKGSIILTPKRKQQIEVQSDEEEDRASDSEIERVTPDHDDQDDNSAEQSEEDQATDENEDVGQGSDESEDGEESDDQQQDSNEENNDESGQDDSGNEDEDTVKRTPSIKQPIIRGKVQRVTPLLKKKKRKAGVIYISSIPKHMNVTILRSLLEPFGEIGRIYLQPSQKDGKVRMKTAQGKRAMVQYTEGWVEFLDKRVAKQVVPLLNMHPITNKKKSVFRDILWSMKYLSGFKWVHLNERLTYERAVAKEKMREQIQQIRKEVSYHETKVHHKEMALKNAAREKKETKAKKNGV; this is encoded by the exons ATGAAACGGAAAGGAAGCATAATTCTTacaccgaaaagaaaacagcaaattGAAGTGCAGTCGGATGAGGAGGAAGATCGTGCATCAGACAGCGAAATCGAACGAGTCACACCAGACCACGATGATCAGGACGACAATTCTGCGGAACAGAGCGAGGAGGATCAAGCCACTGACGAGAATGAGGATGTTGGGCAAGGTTCGGACGAATCGGAAGATGGAGAAGAATCCGACGATCAGCAGCAGGACTCAAACGAGGAAAACAACGATGAAAGCGGGCAAGACGATAGCGGCAATGAGGACGAAGACACAGTAAAGCGTACACCATCCATTAAACAACCAATAATCCGAGGCAAGGTGCAACGTGTGACACCCTtgctgaagaaaaagaagagaaaagctGGTGTAATCTACATCAGCTCCATCCCCAAACACATGAATGTGACTATCCTACGTTCGTTACTAGAACCGTTCGGGGAAATCGGTCGCATATACTTGCAACCTTCTCAGAAAG ATGGCAAAGTTCGGATGAAAACGGCGCAGGGCAAGCGTGCGATGGTGCAATACACCGAGGGATGGGTTGAGTTTTTAGATAAACGCGTTGCAAAACAAGTAGTACCACTGTTAAACATGCATCCAAtcaccaacaaaaagaaatcagTGTTTCGTGACATCCTGTGGAGCATGAAGTACTTGTCAGGGTTCAAGTGGGTCCATCTGAACGAACGGTTGACGTACGAGCGAGCAGTGGCCAAGGAGAAAATGCGCGAACAAATTCAGCAGATTCGCAAGGAAGTTTCGTACCACGAAACAAAGGTTCATCATAAAGAGATGGCATTGAAAAATGCTGCaagggaaaagaaggaaaccaAGGCCAAGAAAAATGGAGTATAA
- the LOC126559366 gene encoding uncharacterized protein LOC126559366, whose amino-acid sequence MVDPRKTESDLSASFQELLEAVAKVRPSDRALYDAFAPVRKRLWYKWFVRRLVVAVCLMAICLAVCYIPSVNWHASAVGRLLMIEMLPYWDWTPLYRSKCLVAKAKESTASKKIEPTVSFPDDCVVCRNFGMVPVHGNVSYEYLYRHHLMRNVPIVVSNVYPPWNEHKHYGTEWDSFLLDLEDLLLANPCDFRTNLLFKPSFAKTSAIARMVDLLAEETINRGWFVQLRNCALRSVKKTRTMFEKPYFYATHWEPPYTSWILLSRAFEGAPVMTPNMAGLVIVHQMRSRLSVILRPRVECESSCQMHSITLHEQQSLLFSTTLWTFSYVPSDANETSLTFVTETYENL is encoded by the exons ATGGTTGACCCACGGAAGACAGAGTCGGATTTGAGTGCTAGCTTTCAGGAACTACTGGAAGCGGTTGCAAAAGTGCGACCATCCGACCGGGCACTGTATGATGCATTTGCTCCGGTAAGAAAACGGTTGTGGTATAAGTGGTTTGTGCGAAGATTAGTTGTTGCAGTGTGTTTGATGGCCATATGTTTGGCAGTGTGCTACATTCCCAGTGTAAATTGGCACGCGTCGGCTGTTGGGCGGCTGTTGATGATAGAAATGCTCCCGTACTGGGACTGGACACCACTGTACCGTAGCAAGTGTTTGGTGGCGAAGGCGAAAGAAAGTACTGCTTCGAAAAAGATTGAACCGACCGTTTCATTTCCGGATGATTGTGTTGTTTGCCGAAACTTTG GAATGGTTCCGGTGCATGGAAATGTATCCTACGAATATTTATACCGACATCATCTGATGCGTAATGTACCGATCGTTGTGTCCAACGTTTATCCCCCATGGAACGAGCACAAACATTATGGAACCGAATGGGACAGCTTTCTGCTCGATTTGGAAGACTTATTGTTAGCGAATCCTTGCGATTTCCGCACGAATTTGCTCTTCAAACCAAGCTTCGCCAAAACGTCTGCCATAGCGCGAATGGTTGATCTGCTTGCGGAGGAAACTATCAATCGCGGATGGTTTGTGCAGCTACGAAACTGTGCCCTGCGAAGCGTTAAGAAAACGAGAACCATGTTTGAGAAGCCCTACTTTTACGCCACCCATTGGGAACCTCCGTACACAAGCTGGATTTTGCTATCGCGAGCATTCGAAGGCGCACCCGTCATGACACCCAACATGGCCGGACTTGTGATAGTACATCAGATGCGTTCTAGGCTAAGTGTTATTCTTCGACCACGTGTCGAGTGTGAAAGTAGTTGCCAGATGCATTCGATAACATTACACGAACAACAATCCCTTCTGTTCTCGACGACTTTGTGGACGTTTAGCTATGTTCCTTCGGATGCTAATGAAACTTCGCTCACGTTCGTAACGGAAACGTACGAAAATTTGTGA